One genomic segment of Salminus brasiliensis chromosome 6, fSalBra1.hap2, whole genome shotgun sequence includes these proteins:
- the tas1r2.2 gene encoding taste receptor type 1 member 2.2, whose amino-acid sequence MQWLAVYVLLLDVANWFKIPISASEFSLQGEYLLGGFFSLNIVFNQKRQSYPVALECQRYQFDESAYQMFEVMRFTVEEINNSSTLLPNVSLGYEIFDHCSDTQNFPSVLSFISQNGSVPVLQNYKNYQPKVIAVTGPYESTTTITVAPFFMMNLIPMVNYGASSYDLSNKMLYPSFVRTVPSNKDLIKIIIRIIKWFGWNWVAFIGSQDDYSRDGLNLFDQYIRQNDICLAYQELLYFNSAYHATLNKINKLNIKVIVVFAMKVIAENIVKAAIKYNIRNKVWIAGEGWAMNKQLFREPGIQNIGKIFGITEQFMSLPGLNEFIYKTRDNNDHEDDDQCPQPKEKLCNQVCDNCTKLSSEEILNESPTFSFPVYSAIHTMAHALHNILQCGANGCNKSIPVYPFKLLKEIKKLNFSLNGRQVQYDDNGDPPVSYVVVLWNTEGSSRVFEVIGSYETYPEIAFTINSSRVNWDNDGSVPFANCSVECKKGFRKEKDRNHECCFNCKMCPSNTYANFTEDPNTCFPCNAGEWSQEGSTSCQKRSIMYLPFTGPLSILLLISAASLELLCIAVTVLFFVNYNTPVVKSAGGNMCFLMLASLIMSSISVFFFFGQPSVTECIFRNVMFCFFYTICLSCLAVRSFQIFWVFKMASKFPEVYKCWVKHNGQWLVIAVVSVVQFIFCVLWVTLKTPSPSRDETSYIDQIILICSSGNVEIFYVMVVLILSLSVLCFFFSYMCADLPKDYNEAKSITFSMLLFYISWCIYFTASMIYEGVLIQLIDAAAQLFSLYGILLSYFIPKSYVIVFQPKKNTQAYFQTTIQNYTQTISRM is encoded by the exons ATGCAGTGGCTTGCTGTTTATGTTCTTCTTTTGGATGTAGCTAACTGGTTCAAAATCCCTATCTCGGCATCTGAATTCAGCCTGCAGGGAGAGTATTTGTTGGGTGGATTCTTTTCATTAAATATAGTTTTTAACCAAAAGCGTCAGTCCTACCCAGTGGCCCTTGAGTGTCAAAG GTATCAGTTTGATGAATCTGCTTATCAGATGTTCGAGGTGATGAGGTTTACTGTGGAGGAGATCAACAATTCCTCCACCCTCCTGCCTAACGTATCACTTGGCTATGAGATATTTGACCACTGCTCAGACACGCAGAATTTCCCCTCTGTTCTTAGTTTTATCTCTCAGAACGGATCGGTTCCAGTgctacaaaattacaaaaactaCCAGCCTAAAGTGATTGCTGTAACAGGTCCATATGAAAGCACTACAACTATTACAGTGGCTCCATTTTTCATGATGAACCTTATTCCAATG GTGAATTATGGAGCATCAAGCTATGACTTAAGTAATAAGATGCTGTACCCTTCTTTCGTAAGAACAGTACCTAGCAACAAAGACCTGATAAAGATAATCATTCGCATCATTAAGTGGTTTGGATGGAACTGGGTTGCCTTTATTGGCAGCCAGGACGACTATAGCCGTGATGGCCTGAATTTATTTGACCAATATATTCGACAAAACGACATCTGTTTGGCCTATCAAGAATTGCTCTATTTCAACTCAGCCTACCACGCAACACTTAACAAAATCAATAAGCTAAACATAAAGGTCATTGTTGTTTTTGCTATGAAAGTGATTGCAGAGAACATAGTCAAAGCAGCCATAAAGTACAATATCCGAAACAAAGTGTGGATTGCTGGTGAAGGTTGGGCTATGAACAAACAGCTTTTCCGTGAACCAGGGATACAAAACATTGGGAAGATTTTTGGCATTACAGAACAGTTCATGTCGTTGCCTGGATTGAATGAGTTCATCTATAAAACACGGGATAACAATGACCATGAGGATGATGACCAGTGTCCTCAGCCAAAGGAAAAGCTGTGTAATCAAGTCTGTGATAATTGCACAAAGCTGAGTTCAGAGGAGATTTTAAACGAAAGCCCCACATTCTCTTTTCCTGTTTATTCTGCAATCCATACCATGGCACATGCTTTACACAATATTTTACAATGTGGTGCAAATGGCTGCAACAAGAGCATACCCGTTTACCCTTTCAAG CTTCTGAAGGAAATTAAGAAGTTGAATTTTTCCCTTAATGGCCGCCAAGTGCAATATGATGACAATGGGGATCCACCTGTCAGTTATGTGGTAGTTCTCTGGAATACTGAAGGCAGTTCTCGAGTCTTTGAGGTGATTGGCTCATATGAAACATATCCAGAAATTGCTTTCACCATCAACAGCTCCCGTGTAAACTGGGATAATGATGGTTCT GTACCCTTTGCAAACTGCTCTGTTGAGTGTAAGAAGGGATTTCGAAAGGAAAAAGATCGCAATCATGAATGCTGTTTTAACTGTAAGATGTGTCCCAGTAACACCTATGCAAACTTTACAG AAGACCCAAACACTTGTTTCCCATGCAATGCAGGTGAGTGGTCACAAGAGGGAAGCACATCCTGTCAGAAGCGCTCCATCATGTATCTGCCCTTCACAGGACCTCTGTCCATATTGCTGTTGATATCTGCTGCCTCCCTGGAGCTGCTGTGCATTGCAGTTACAGTTCTGTTCTTTGTCAACTATAACACACCAGTAGTAAAGTCTGCCGGAGGTAATATGTGTTTCCTCATGTTGGCCTCTTTGATAATGTCCAGCATAAGTGTGTTCTTTTTCTTTGGACAACCATCTGTGACAGAGTGTATCTTTAGAAatgtgatgttttgttttttctacaCTATCTGCCTCTCCTGCTTGGCTGTACGCTCTTTTCAAATTTTTTGGGTCTTCAAAATGGCCAGTAAGTTCCCTGAAGTTTACAAATGCTGGGTGAAGCACAACGGCCAGTGGCTTGTCATTGCTGTTGTCTCTGTTGTTCAGTTTATCTTTTGTGTTTTATGGGTGACTTTGAAAACTCCTAGTCCCTCAAGGGACGAAACATCTTATATAGATCAGATCATCCTGATCTGTTCTTCAGGGAATGTGGAGATATTTTATGTAATGGTGGTCCTCATTTTGTCCCTCAgtgttctttgtttcttcttctCCTACATGTGTGCTGATCTTCCAAAAGACTATAATGAGGCTAAATCCATCACGTTCAGCATGCTTTTGTTCTACATCAGCTGGTGCATTTACTTTACAGCAAGTATGATCTATGAAGGTGTACTAATCCAGCTTATTGATGCAGCAGCACAGCTGTTCAGCTTGTACGGTATCCTCCTGAGCTACTTTATCCCAAAGTCTTATGTCATTGTTTTTCAGCCAAAGAAGAATACTCAGGCTTACTTTCAGACAACTATCCAGAATTACACCCAAACCATCAGTAGAATGTAA